One part of the Bdellovibrio bacteriovorus genome encodes these proteins:
- the dut gene encoding dUTP diphosphatase, with the protein MQKLAVKIKKLENFHGELPQYQSLGASGFDVRAQLAGPVILNPGERAMIPTGLSFEIPLGYEIQARPRSGWAAKSGLTVLNTPGTIDADYRGEVKIIVINLGNEAVTINDQERCAQLVLAPVIQAQFELVNELSDTERGAGGFGSTGRA; encoded by the coding sequence ATGCAAAAGCTGGCTGTAAAAATCAAAAAACTTGAAAACTTCCATGGCGAACTGCCTCAGTATCAGTCTTTGGGCGCCAGTGGTTTTGACGTGCGCGCCCAGCTTGCAGGTCCGGTGATTTTGAATCCGGGCGAAAGAGCGATGATCCCAACCGGCCTGAGCTTCGAAATCCCACTGGGTTACGAAATCCAGGCACGCCCCCGCAGTGGCTGGGCAGCAAAAAGCGGCCTGACTGTATTGAACACTCCGGGCACCATCGACGCTGATTATCGCGGCGAAGTAAAAATCATCGTGATCAACCTGGGCAACGAAGCCGTCACGATCAACGATCAAGAGCGTTGCGCTCAACTGGTGCTGGCACCCGTAATCCAAGCCCAATTCGAACTGGTTAACGAACTAAGCGACACCGAGCGTGGCGCAGGTGGTTTCGGCTCCACTGGAAGAGCATAG
- a CDS encoding polyprenol monophosphomannose synthase, with the protein MKNLVVIPTYNEKENIQAIVPAVLAQNLGVEILVVDDNSPDGTGAIVREMQKSIPQLHILSRPGKQGLGKAYIAGFRWAMDHGFEGIIEMDADFSHRPEDLGPLIKTMEANDFAVGSRYVAGGRTVNWGLIRKIISRGGGIYSRLILGFPLNDWTGGFNAWKKEVLHGIDLSTVESNGYSFQIELKYKALKKGFKGAESPIVFEDRRVGQSKMSLKIVLEAFYRVWLMRFK; encoded by the coding sequence ATGAAAAATCTGGTCGTAATTCCTACCTACAACGAAAAAGAAAACATTCAGGCGATTGTGCCTGCCGTATTGGCACAGAACCTGGGCGTTGAAATTCTGGTTGTTGATGACAACTCTCCGGATGGCACGGGTGCCATCGTTCGTGAAATGCAAAAAAGCATCCCGCAGCTTCATATTCTTTCCCGTCCTGGCAAGCAGGGTTTGGGCAAAGCTTATATCGCGGGCTTCCGCTGGGCCATGGATCATGGCTTTGAAGGCATCATCGAAATGGATGCAGATTTTTCCCACCGTCCCGAAGATCTGGGGCCGCTTATTAAAACCATGGAAGCCAATGATTTTGCCGTGGGTTCCCGCTATGTGGCTGGTGGCCGCACGGTGAACTGGGGCCTGATCCGCAAGATCATCTCCCGTGGTGGCGGTATTTATTCCCGTCTGATTCTGGGCTTCCCTTTGAATGATTGGACAGGGGGCTTTAACGCCTGGAAGAAAGAAGTTCTGCATGGAATCGATCTTTCCACGGTGGAGTCCAACGGCTACAGCTTCCAGATTGAATTGAAATACAAAGCTTTGAAAAAGGGTTTCAAAGGGGCGGAGTCTCCGATTGTCTTTGAAGACCGTCGTGTGGGCCAAAGTAAAATGTCTCTGAAAATTGTGCTTGAGGCTTTCTATCGTGTTTGGCTTATGCGCTTTAAATAG
- the mutL gene encoding DNA mismatch repair endonuclease MutL gives MQIPPMSIQILSPEVVDQIAAGEVVERPAHLVKELVENSIDAGATRVHVEFYDGGRIVKVIDNGKGMSPEDLPKSLERFATSKISKTDDLWSLRTFGFRGEALASIASVSKLTLTSRRAGDEQAHQLISEYGKKKDIDKVGGSQGTTILIENLFDNTPARLKFLKSDSAENSAIKTTLKAMALSHFDVEFRIQENGKLVAFWPACKNRKDRVEQILEIKPLFEGEASRENVKAYAVFADPHNVAKTSKNIWLFAQNRWIQDRSLQAAVNEAYRSLLMHGEYPIAAVWVEVDPDCVDVNIHPTKSQVKFQDPSLAFRAVAAALRGTLEQAPWIKRSDVPTQNVTMPLAQNSSEEFKSSEGLPNFASQPMPQQNLRFQDNSLEVTQFQKKEFSFPASAVQQPQTTYQTLAESAAQRESFAPKSEDAPLGYWSSLEVLGQANLTYIVTQSRDKLVFVDQHAAHERVVFEKLMNAWKGGKVDIQDFLFPLAIDMSPEKVEGLLTMAKEMERLGVYIEALGPGTIGVKAAPLMIKESSLSGVLDKMATEIVDQGGSYSLERTVGDICATMACHSVVRAGQSLSPDQMRSLLRDMDMFPLSSFCPHGRPVSVEYPYYKLEKDFGRIV, from the coding sequence ATGCAAATTCCCCCTATGTCGATCCAGATTTTATCCCCTGAAGTTGTTGACCAAATCGCCGCCGGCGAGGTGGTGGAGCGTCCTGCTCATCTTGTCAAAGAACTTGTGGAAAACAGCATCGATGCCGGCGCCACCCGCGTGCACGTGGAATTCTATGACGGCGGTCGCATCGTCAAAGTGATCGACAACGGCAAGGGCATGTCCCCGGAAGATCTGCCAAAATCCCTGGAGCGATTTGCGACCAGCAAAATCTCAAAAACCGATGACCTGTGGTCTTTGCGCACTTTCGGCTTCCGCGGTGAAGCCTTGGCCAGTATCGCTTCTGTCAGCAAACTGACGCTGACTTCGCGTCGTGCGGGGGATGAACAGGCCCACCAGTTGATCAGTGAATACGGCAAGAAAAAAGACATCGACAAGGTCGGGGGCTCGCAAGGCACGACCATCCTGATTGAAAATCTTTTCGACAACACGCCAGCGCGTTTGAAGTTCCTGAAATCGGATTCCGCGGAAAACTCGGCGATCAAAACCACTTTGAAAGCCATGGCGTTGTCACACTTTGACGTTGAATTCCGCATTCAGGAAAACGGCAAGCTCGTGGCTTTCTGGCCGGCCTGCAAAAACCGCAAGGACCGGGTTGAGCAAATTCTTGAAATCAAACCGCTGTTTGAAGGCGAAGCCTCCCGTGAAAACGTGAAGGCCTATGCGGTGTTCGCGGATCCTCACAACGTCGCCAAGACTTCCAAAAATATCTGGCTGTTTGCGCAAAACCGCTGGATTCAGGATCGCAGTCTGCAAGCCGCCGTGAACGAAGCTTATCGCAGTCTTCTGATGCACGGAGAATATCCGATTGCCGCCGTGTGGGTGGAAGTGGATCCGGATTGCGTGGACGTGAATATTCACCCGACAAAATCCCAGGTGAAATTTCAGGATCCTTCCCTGGCATTCCGTGCGGTGGCGGCGGCTTTGCGGGGCACGTTGGAACAAGCGCCGTGGATCAAGCGCTCGGATGTGCCAACCCAGAATGTGACGATGCCCCTGGCGCAGAATTCTTCTGAAGAATTCAAATCCAGCGAAGGTCTGCCGAACTTTGCTTCGCAACCCATGCCTCAGCAGAATTTGCGATTCCAGGACAATTCTTTGGAAGTGACGCAGTTCCAGAAAAAAGAATTCAGTTTCCCGGCGTCTGCGGTGCAACAGCCGCAGACCACTTATCAGACGCTGGCGGAATCGGCAGCTCAGCGCGAATCATTTGCGCCGAAATCCGAGGATGCACCGCTGGGTTACTGGTCTTCTTTGGAAGTTTTGGGGCAGGCAAATTTGACTTACATCGTGACTCAGTCCAGAGACAAGCTGGTGTTCGTCGATCAGCACGCCGCTCACGAGCGTGTGGTGTTTGAAAAACTGATGAACGCGTGGAAAGGCGGGAAGGTCGACATTCAGGACTTCCTGTTCCCGCTGGCCATTGATATGTCTCCGGAAAAAGTTGAAGGCCTTTTGACCATGGCCAAAGAGATGGAACGCCTGGGCGTTTACATTGAAGCTCTGGGACCTGGGACCATCGGTGTGAAAGCCGCCCCTTTGATGATCAAAGAATCCAGCCTCAGCGGGGTTCTGGACAAAATGGCGACCGAAATCGTGGATCAGGGCGGCAGTTATTCTTTGGAAAGAACTGTGGGCGACATCTGTGCCACGATGGCCTGCCACTCGGTGGTGCGGGCGGGGCAGTCTTTAAGCCCGGATCAGATGCGCAGCTTGCTTCGTGATATGGACATGTTCCCTCTTTCAAGCTTCTGTCCTCACGGTCGCCCGGTCAGCGTGGAATACCCGTACTACAAACTGGAAAAAGATTTCGGACGAATTGTTTAA
- a CDS encoding translocation/assembly module TamB domain-containing protein — translation MAVLKKTLKILVLTVLLLLALLIGALAYVWMRPEVVINEKNVRWALQYAPESLKISWDHLEFKFESPDWTHKRIQVSAKNLCVSYAPLLHTCAPGISIDVAMAFTNWRPQLEQLREVTMEVSELTLNLPAKEEAPEEPQSLLPNLKLPAFAELMPQQLDFNLMGSLRLSVKNIRVNFPEGAPLLAQAEVLRRPSPLPAELNFDLSAQAEQEGSFAAKVQSNILLNLQKLSINGKAQVSTSSLSIATPLTATWGRDLRAQAKPLVRYGKIKLDPAVNLHWSDKELDITLGDIQLKNIWRKTSLRLQGCAIKSTLDSEKGYPAKAGLQCGLIVTPDKNRAGIKNVDTLLKATLAAHTQGKGASERLRIDGQAELTGANTFLQGQVRINGETEIKLQKPMEITAAKAAAEVHLRIPDFVVWKDLFESTPFAIPAPMHVLKGDVDLDLHAQLTDLDSPLTADATAQTRLSSKNQKLFVKAKADLETLGKVLKPQGLKVHADVILQDVHLQAPPLRLAIPPQVLPDKRFVMRKDLDITEEEKSASSKIPFELHWSVKIKTEKPVLISSNLLQSPVPIALDIQAQNDRKPQGKVMVQSFPFEFFRKKATVNNVDLIFHPDTVAPELSGKISYSNPEVDIRILLLGNTQRPIVNLESDPQLNQQQILSVLLFDKSLDELNEDEVNSTSNMSRAVSDGALGLFSLLFLSSTPIQSISYDPNSQSYTARMRLDDNTTFSMQSNMTEQRQFTLRRRLGGNWSVRTELSQEDDRADVVQTLLEWMRRF, via the coding sequence ATGGCTGTGCTTAAGAAAACCCTCAAGATTCTTGTTTTGACTGTACTGCTTCTTTTGGCGCTGTTGATCGGCGCGTTGGCTTATGTGTGGATGCGTCCTGAAGTCGTCATCAATGAAAAGAATGTACGCTGGGCTTTGCAATATGCTCCGGAAAGTCTGAAAATATCCTGGGATCATCTTGAATTTAAATTTGAAAGCCCCGACTGGACACATAAGCGCATTCAAGTTTCGGCCAAGAATCTGTGTGTGTCCTATGCGCCGCTGCTGCACACCTGTGCGCCGGGTATTTCAATTGATGTCGCCATGGCCTTCACCAACTGGCGTCCGCAATTGGAACAACTGCGCGAAGTCACCATGGAAGTTTCTGAGCTGACTTTGAATCTGCCCGCCAAAGAAGAGGCGCCCGAAGAGCCTCAGTCTTTGCTGCCAAACTTGAAACTACCCGCCTTTGCCGAGCTGATGCCACAACAGTTGGATTTTAATCTGATGGGGTCTTTGCGTCTGTCGGTAAAGAATATACGCGTGAATTTCCCCGAAGGGGCTCCGCTGCTGGCACAGGCCGAAGTCCTTCGCCGGCCGTCCCCACTTCCTGCTGAACTTAATTTCGATCTTTCAGCCCAGGCCGAACAGGAAGGATCATTTGCAGCCAAGGTGCAGTCCAACATCCTTTTGAATTTACAAAAGCTGTCGATCAATGGAAAGGCACAGGTCTCAACGTCTTCCTTGAGCATTGCAACACCTTTGACTGCCACCTGGGGCCGCGATCTTCGCGCCCAAGCCAAACCCTTGGTTCGCTATGGAAAAATCAAACTCGACCCCGCCGTGAACCTGCACTGGTCGGATAAGGAACTGGATATCACCCTGGGCGATATCCAGTTAAAAAACATCTGGCGCAAAACTTCACTGCGTCTGCAAGGCTGCGCCATCAAGTCCACTTTGGATTCAGAAAAAGGTTATCCTGCCAAAGCCGGATTGCAGTGCGGTCTGATCGTGACACCGGACAAAAACCGCGCGGGAATTAAAAACGTCGATACACTTTTAAAGGCGACACTGGCCGCCCACACGCAAGGAAAAGGGGCTTCCGAGCGCCTCCGAATCGACGGCCAGGCCGAACTGACGGGAGCCAACACCTTCCTGCAGGGACAAGTCAGGATCAACGGTGAAACTGAAATCAAACTGCAAAAGCCGATGGAAATCACAGCCGCCAAAGCCGCTGCCGAAGTTCACTTGCGCATTCCGGACTTTGTGGTGTGGAAGGACCTTTTTGAATCCACGCCATTTGCCATCCCTGCACCAATGCACGTGCTTAAGGGCGATGTCGATCTTGACCTGCACGCACAACTGACCGACCTGGATTCACCTCTGACGGCTGATGCGACGGCACAGACACGACTCAGTTCCAAAAATCAGAAATTATTTGTTAAGGCCAAGGCCGACCTTGAAACTCTGGGGAAAGTCCTGAAGCCCCAGGGACTGAAAGTTCATGCCGATGTTATCTTGCAGGACGTCCACCTGCAGGCCCCGCCATTGCGCCTGGCCATTCCCCCACAAGTCCTTCCGGACAAACGATTTGTCATGCGCAAGGACCTTGATATCACGGAAGAGGAAAAATCCGCCTCCAGCAAAATTCCTTTTGAGCTGCACTGGTCAGTGAAAATCAAAACCGAAAAACCGGTGCTGATTTCTTCAAACCTGCTGCAAAGCCCGGTGCCTATTGCTCTGGATATTCAGGCGCAGAATGATCGCAAGCCGCAAGGAAAAGTCATGGTGCAGAGCTTTCCTTTTGAGTTCTTCCGCAAAAAAGCCACGGTCAACAATGTGGATCTGATTTTCCATCCTGATACCGTGGCACCGGAACTTTCCGGCAAGATCTCGTATTCAAACCCGGAAGTGGACATCCGCATCCTGTTGCTGGGAAACACGCAACGCCCGATCGTGAATCTGGAAAGCGATCCCCAGTTGAATCAACAGCAGATCCTGTCCGTGTTGCTCTTCGACAAGTCTTTGGATGAACTGAACGAAGACGAAGTCAATTCCACCTCTAATATGAGCCGGGCGGTTTCTGATGGCGCACTGGGATTGTTCTCGCTGCTGTTCCTTTCATCCACCCCGATTCAGTCCATCAGCTATGACCCCAACAGTCAGTCCTACACCGCGCGCATGCGTCTGGATGACAACACCACCTTCAGCATGCAGTCGAACATGACCGAGCAGCGGCAGTTCACTTTGCGCCGCCGCCTGGGCGGCAACTGGTCCGTTCGAACAGAATTAAGCCAGGAAGATGACCGCGCCGATGTGGTGCAAACCCTGCTGGAATGGATGCGCCGGTTCTAG
- a CDS encoding SH3 domain-containing protein produces MFFLFPLSLWAQAQQATVILDGALVYQDADFDAPVITTLKLGSVYNISTNKKGPFYKIRLKPGHLGWISDTDIKPGIIKIPKPEQTKLSEPKEEKKKRPFFASRYRGPVLQMTNFTEDTLGQERTDSLLFYGVKFNGFNTLFSGEIYTDANILFHFGAPSYYEDYTKKAADGFIFMTDFTFQTVIPQGKNFIYYYGFGPMFKYSHFNIDVPSNGETLSYSADDMTLGVVIDLGIGARLGSMSLRTNAKYYWERTKYFAFGLNLGWGF; encoded by the coding sequence ATGTTCTTTCTTTTTCCCCTCAGCTTGTGGGCACAGGCCCAGCAGGCGACGGTGATTCTGGATGGCGCCCTGGTGTATCAGGACGCCGACTTTGATGCGCCGGTGATCACAACCCTGAAGCTGGGTTCAGTTTATAATATCTCCACCAATAAAAAAGGTCCGTTCTATAAAATCCGCTTAAAGCCCGGTCATCTGGGTTGGATTTCTGACACGGACATCAAGCCGGGGATTATCAAAATTCCCAAGCCGGAACAGACCAAATTGAGCGAGCCGAAGGAAGAAAAAAAGAAAAGACCTTTCTTTGCCTCCCGCTATCGCGGTCCGGTTTTGCAGATGACGAATTTTACGGAAGACACTCTGGGGCAGGAGCGCACCGACAGCCTGTTGTTTTACGGGGTGAAGTTTAACGGTTTCAACACGCTTTTTAGTGGCGAGATTTACACCGACGCCAATATCTTATTCCACTTCGGCGCGCCCTCGTACTACGAAGACTACACTAAAAAAGCCGCCGACGGTTTCATCTTCATGACGGATTTTACTTTCCAGACGGTGATCCCTCAGGGGAAAAACTTTATTTACTACTACGGCTTCGGCCCGATGTTTAAGTACTCGCACTTTAATATCGACGTCCCCAGCAACGGCGAAACACTCAGCTATTCTGCCGACGATATGACCCTGGGTGTGGTGATTGACCTGGGAATCGGGGCCCGCCTGGGCAGCATGTCCCTCAGAACCAACGCCAAATACTACTGGGAGCGAACCAAATATTTCGCCTTCGGCCTGAATCTGGGCTGGGGCTTTTAA
- a CDS encoding BamA/TamA family outer membrane protein: MPFFLLLLTLLISVSAKAATTSLCGIRIEGSEEIKFTDTEKDWLCGTSKNDAWKSIPDNQRIFFLKSFLQSRAYHQAQFSYEKDLLLVQTGPKSHVQKFNVLHAPPEWDWKKRRYILNRPFTPNTLDEINKWALRRLQEHGYVCPQVESRGIIDEGLFLLDVTAGSPSTFGAYPTVGEEDLDPAILERFSAFLPGDPFDIRLLELSSTRVLNEDLFLSTYYDIACQKDGSYSIVRRMIPAKPRLLSFGVGFDSEGGALVKSTFKQARLTPAADSLETSLYASFIEQYITFNHYHYFLDDLSSRTHLISGAKIRHESESNYEAMTYELGSGVSFGKEWSTATSSFQLGPYLTRTDVIRGPGPYRIDSLYLGTEVSLTSHMYEYYLADPQKGWTITFNSASQVEGAVANEDLHRLTLRHQVLWNIQGWDPPFLILGWRGSMGAFILPDGFTQSSQIPVNWRFFMGGDADLRGFARKQLPQDGQGYLTYIYQGLELRAGDVLPYNLQPLIFFDAAKGGESSMKLSSALYYSPGAGLRWGSPIGSMRATLGRGFVIDPVPNDVDPGYQFFFSFGREF; the protein is encoded by the coding sequence ATGCCCTTTTTCCTGCTGTTGCTGACACTTCTGATCTCTGTTTCTGCCAAGGCGGCCACCACATCCCTGTGTGGCATTCGCATTGAAGGCAGTGAAGAGATCAAATTCACCGACACCGAGAAAGACTGGCTTTGCGGCACCTCCAAAAATGACGCCTGGAAAAGCATTCCTGACAATCAGCGCATTTTCTTTCTGAAAAGTTTTCTGCAAAGCCGTGCCTATCATCAGGCCCAATTCAGCTATGAAAAAGACCTGCTGCTGGTGCAGACCGGCCCCAAGTCCCATGTGCAGAAATTCAACGTTCTGCACGCCCCGCCTGAATGGGACTGGAAAAAACGCCGGTATATCTTAAACCGTCCGTTCACCCCGAACACTCTGGATGAGATCAACAAATGGGCCCTGCGCCGTCTGCAGGAACACGGCTATGTGTGCCCTCAGGTTGAGTCTCGCGGGATCATTGATGAAGGATTATTTCTGCTGGATGTGACCGCAGGATCCCCGTCCACATTTGGAGCCTATCCGACTGTGGGCGAAGAGGACTTGGACCCGGCCATCTTGGAACGCTTTTCTGCCTTTTTACCCGGGGACCCCTTCGACATTCGCTTGCTGGAACTAAGTTCCACCCGTGTCCTGAATGAAGACTTGTTTCTTAGCACCTATTACGACATCGCCTGCCAGAAAGACGGAAGCTATTCGATCGTGCGCCGAATGATCCCTGCCAAGCCCCGCCTGCTCAGCTTTGGCGTGGGCTTTGATTCCGAAGGTGGAGCCCTGGTCAAATCAACCTTTAAACAGGCGCGCCTGACGCCCGCCGCGGATTCACTGGAGACTTCACTTTATGCCTCGTTCATCGAGCAATACATCACCTTCAATCACTATCACTACTTTCTGGATGACTTAAGCTCGCGAACCCATCTGATCAGCGGAGCAAAAATTCGTCATGAATCCGAAAGCAACTATGAGGCCATGACTTATGAGCTGGGCTCGGGGGTCTCGTTCGGAAAAGAGTGGTCCACCGCCACCAGCAGTTTTCAACTGGGTCCTTATCTGACCCGCACGGATGTCATTCGCGGGCCGGGACCATATCGGATTGACTCTTTATATCTGGGCACTGAAGTCAGCCTGACCAGTCATATGTATGAATACTATCTGGCCGATCCGCAAAAAGGCTGGACGATCACTTTCAACTCCGCGTCTCAAGTTGAGGGCGCCGTCGCCAATGAAGACCTGCACCGTCTGACTCTGCGTCACCAGGTGCTTTGGAATATTCAGGGCTGGGACCCTCCATTTTTGATTCTGGGTTGGCGCGGATCTATGGGAGCTTTCATCCTGCCGGATGGCTTCACCCAAAGCAGCCAAATCCCTGTCAACTGGCGCTTCTTCATGGGTGGTGATGCCGACTTGCGCGGGTTTGCTCGTAAGCAATTGCCTCAGGACGGACAAGGTTATTTGACTTACATCTATCAGGGCCTCGAATTGCGAGCGGGCGATGTCCTTCCCTACAACTTACAACCGTTGATCTTTTTTGATGCCGCCAAAGGAGGCGAGTCATCCATGAAGCTCAGCTCTGCCCTGTATTATTCTCCTGGCGCAGGACTGCGATGGGGTTCGCCCATCGGCTCTATGCGCGCCACCCTGGGCCGGGGCTTTGTGATTGATCCTGTTCCCAATGATGTTGATCCGGGTTATCAGTTCTTCTTCAGTTTCGGAAGGGAGTTCTGA
- a CDS encoding Yip1 family protein, giving the protein MSDYRDVTPNKQQPSFEMTKEVIRYIINYLRHPVEKIKTLPDWNWPLLIMTLVALSIISGVLTGLVPPNFFRIMGGFIVSPIVAAVTTFIGSLFIYYYFQVFEKRTCSLRKIFTLVLFANIPFFIFQVGSELLPPITLVGFAFTALLMAVGLTENFQMEKRRALRLVTILFAIVFIIWLWNRIDISRLERLG; this is encoded by the coding sequence ATGAGCGACTATCGTGACGTCACACCGAACAAGCAGCAGCCCTCTTTTGAAATGACCAAAGAGGTCATTCGCTACATCATCAACTACCTTCGCCACCCGGTTGAAAAAATCAAAACTCTTCCTGACTGGAACTGGCCGTTGTTGATCATGACTTTGGTGGCCTTGTCGATCATCTCCGGAGTTTTGACGGGCCTGGTTCCGCCAAACTTCTTCCGCATCATGGGGGGCTTTATTGTGTCCCCGATCGTGGCGGCGGTGACGACCTTCATCGGTTCCTTGTTCATTTACTATTACTTCCAGGTTTTTGAAAAACGCACCTGTTCCCTGCGCAAGATCTTCACCCTGGTGCTCTTTGCGAACATCCCGTTCTTTATTTTCCAAGTGGGCTCTGAACTGCTGCCACCGATCACTCTGGTGGGCTTTGCCTTCACCGCCCTGCTGATGGCCGTGGGCCTGACTGAAAACTTCCAAATGGAAAAGCGCCGCGCCCTCAGATTGGTCACAATCCTGTTTGCGATCGTCTTCATCATCTGGCTGTGGAACCGAATCGACATCTCCCGGCTTGAACGCCTGGGGTAG